Proteins from a single region of Theobroma cacao cultivar B97-61/B2 chromosome 10, Criollo_cocoa_genome_V2, whole genome shotgun sequence:
- the LOC18586418 gene encoding exopolygalacturonase, with translation MAVELTVLALSLFFLLASNAKAQSNNVVFDVMNFGAKADGKTDISQALMAAWRKACAVVSPSKVVIPEGEYILSQVTLAGPCKAPLEVQVRGTLKATADPSKFNNVPTWVTFQRIDRFTLSGAGTFDGQGGKAAWAQNDCKQVGRCNKLPINLRFNAVSNGLVRDITSVDSKQTHINLLSCKNLTFANITVNAPAQSPNTDGIHIGRSSGINITDSRISTGDDCVSLGEGSQKITVRRVTCGPGHGISVGSLGRYREDPVFGITVANCTLINTSNGVRVKTWPASLEGIASDMHFEDIVMVNVSNPVLIDQEYCPGNKCAKAPSRVKISNVSFKNIRGTSATQVAVELTCSSGIPCENVEIGDINLSYIGTEGPATSRCSNVKPIITGKQTPLACGLAV, from the exons ATGGCAGTGGAATTGACTGTGCTAGCTctatctttgttttttcttttagcatCAAATGCTAAAGCACAATCCAACAATGTTGTTTTTGATGTGATGAATTTTGGTGCAAAGGCAGATGGAAAAACAGATATCAGTCAAGCATTGATGGCTGCCTGGAGAAAGGCCTGCGCAGTGGTTAGTCCTAGCAAAGTAGTGATTCCAGAGGGGGAATATATTTTGAGCCAGGTGACCCTGGCAGGCCCTTGTAAAGCTCCCTTGGAGGTTCAAGTTAGAGGAACCTTGAAGGCCACGGCAGATCCTAGCAAATTCAACAATGTGCCTACTTGGGTTACTTTCCAACGCATCGATCGCTTCACATTATCTGGGGCAGGAACCTTTGATGGCCAAGGTGGAAAAGCTGCTTGGGCACAAAATGATTGCAAACAAGTTGGAAGGTGCAACAAACTTCCCATT AATTTAAGATTCAACGCCGTTAGCAATGGATTAGTGAGGGACATAACCTCTGTGGATAGCAAACAGACTCACATTAACCTGTTGAGTTGCAAAAACCTTACTTTTGCAAATATCACCGTCAATGCACCTGCTCAGAGTCCCAACACTGATGGAATTCATATCGGACGTTCGAGTGGGATTAACATTACTGATTCAAGAATCTCAACCGGCGACGACTGTGTCTCTCTTGGAGAAGGTAGCCAGAAGATTACCGTAAGAAGAGTAACATGCGGACCTGGTCATGGCATCAGCGTCGGAAGTCTTGGAAGGTACAGGGAAGATCCGGTTTTTGGAATCACTGTTGCGAATTGCACTCTTATTAATACCTCAAATGGAGTTAGGGTGAAAACTTGGCCAGCTTCCTTGGAAGGCATTGCATCCGATATGCATTTTGAGGACATTGTTATGGTTAATGTCAGCAATCCTGTTCTCATCGATCAAGAATACTGCCCTGGTAATAAGTGCGCTAAG gctccaTCGCGTGTTAAGATCAGCAATGTTAGCTTCAAGAACATCAGGGGGACTTCAGCAACACAAGTTGCTGTTGAACTTACATGTAGCAGCGGCATCCCATGTGAAAATGTGGAGATTGGAGACATTAATCTTTCTTACATTGGAACAGAAGGCCCTGCTACTTCCCGGTGTTCTAATGTCAAGCCTATTATTACTGGCAAACAAACTCCGCTTGCATGTGGCCTCGCTGTTTAA